A single window of Tetrapisispora phaffii CBS 4417 chromosome 16, complete genome DNA harbors:
- the WSC2 gene encoding Wsc2p (similar to Saccharomyces cerevisiae WSC2 (YNL283C) and WSC3 (YOL105C); ancestral locus Anc_3.78) translates to MLKSFVCVLLYSQLVAAVTYNYQGCYDSSSLRSMMSSLGTYTYQSISYCQTECNGSKFIALLDGGECYCSDDTSILDVLSSLQSDSSQCNVGCNGWPYQTCGGQTYMDFYVDSSITVVNSVSSSTSLSSAAASSSSTSVQGSTSAYIATTTISTTQDSTPTSSFTSTRSSSSQSSTTSIVSKLETTSTYESLSSSSSDSQAVLTSSSLISSPSTNNNSVHPSTVFTSTRVTTELLTTSVVTASDNGSQVLVYVTKTETFATTSAVASSNSISVNGKNSNSSSPNSLSSGDIAGIVIGVVFGTFFILAALIYANWRRKKHAKERDIEESKQHQPYSYGDVDANPIILPERAASSKFHKHPKYIGPATSDSEFFFSTYDTHETDSSPSSSRDLTSSSSSMNSGVNLISKEAIPIEALRDNQKMTNPKPIVRFSTTSIPFLVEDRQLRIVNPDDEKIEDQYKEDFDDSSRNN, encoded by the coding sequence ATGCTGAAATCATTTGTTTGTGTACTGCTCTATTCGCAATTGGTTGCTGCAGTCACATATAATTACCAAGGTTGCTATGATTCAAGTAGTCTACGATCAATGATGTCGTCGTTGGGTACATACACGTACCAATCTATCTCATACTGTCAAACAGAGTGTAACGGATCAAAGTTTATTGCTCTGTTAGATGGTGGAGAATGTTATTGTAGTGATGACACTTCTATTTTAGATGTTTTATCCTCATTGCAATCAGATTCCAGTCAATGCAACGTAGGCTGTAATGGTTGGCCATACCAAACATGTGGCGGTCAAACATATATGGATTTTTACGTTGATTCGTCGATCACCGTTGTTAACTCTGTATCAAGTTCTacttcattatcatcagCGGCAgcttcatcatcatctacTTCTGTTCAAGGTTCGACAAGTGCATATATAGCGACAACTACTATATCGACTACACAAGACTCGACACCCACAAGCAGTTTCACTTCTACACGGTCTTCAAGCAGCCAATCTTCAACGACGTCAATAGTATCTAAATTAGAAACAACTTCTACTTACGAGTCATtgtcttcttcatcttcgGATAGTCAAGCTGTGCTTACCTCGTCATCGCTCATTTCTAGCCCATCTACTAATAACAACTCCGTTCATCCTTCAACTGTCTTTACTTCAACTAGAGTCACAACGGAATTGCTCACAACTTCAGTGGTTACTGCATCTGATAATGGTTCACAAGTTCTTGTTTACGTTACAAAAACCGAAACTTTTGCGACAACAAGTGCTGTtgcttcttcaaattctaTTTCAGTCAATGGAAAGAATAGCAATAGTTCGAGTCCTAATAGTTTATCAAGTGGGGATATCGCAGGTATTGTTATTGGCGTTGTTTTTGGTACCTTTTTCATATTGGCtgctttaatatatgcCAATTGGAGAAGGAAAAAGCATGCTAAAGAAAGagatattgaagaaagtAAACAACATCAACCATACTCTTATGGTGACGTTGATGCTAACCCGATTATTCTGCCAGAGAGAGCTGCTTCTTCTAAATTCCATAAACATCCAAAATATATAGGCCCTGCGACATCTGATtctgaattttttttctcaaCATACGATACGCATGAAACGGATTCTTCACCTTCAAGTTCTAGAGATTTAACTTCGAGTAGTTCAAGTATGAATTCTGGCGTAAATCTAATTAGTAAAGAAGCTATCCCCATTGAAGCGTTGAGagataatcaaaaaatgacGAATCCTAAACCAATTGTCAGATTTAGTACAACTTCAATACCGTTCTTAGTTGAAGATAGACAATTAAGAATTGTCAATCCAGATGATGAGAAAATAGAGGATcaatataaagaagatttCGACGATTCTTCAAGAAATAATTGA